The DNA region TTGCGGAATGCCAATGGCGGGGAGTCCGCATGTTTTCCGATCATCTTGACGAACCCGGCTTTGACGAGGCGCTCGCTGGCAAGCTCATCGCGCTTGAGCGCGCTGCTTCGTTGCGTGACCCATATCGAGCGATCGCGCGGCTATTTCACGCGACTGGGCGGAAGGCCTGACGAGAGCCGGAGAATCCCTCCGTTCCGTTGCTTTTCGAACGGAACCAAAATCGATTTGCCGTATAGAAAGCCGGTTTCGGCGTTGCCCGGGCGCCGGCTTTCGCCTACATAGCGGCCACGGTTTTTAAGTTTCCGCCCGGAGCAGCATATAATGGCACGTCAGTTCATCTATCACATGGCCGGCCTCAGCAAGGCCTATGGCAACAAGAAGGTATTGGAGAACATCCACCTTTCCTTTTATCCCGATGCCAAGATCGGCATCCTCGGCCCGAACGGCGCCGGTAAGTCGACGGTCCTGCGCATCATGGCCGGCCTCGACAAGGAGTATACGGGCGAGGCCTGGCTCGCCGACGGTGCGACACTCGGCTATCTGGCCCAGGAGCCGCAGCTCGATGCTTCGAAGACGGCGCTCGAAAACGTCATGGAAGGAGTCGCTTCGAAGACGGCGATCCTCGACCGCTACAACGAACTGATGATGAACTACTCCGACGAGACGGCGGAGGAGGGCGCCAAGCTCCAGGACATTATCGACAGCCAGAACCTCTGGGACTTGGAAAGTCAGGTCGAGATGGCGATGGACGCGTTGCGCTGCCCGCCGGCCGATGCGGACGTCACGACGCTGTCCGGCGGTGAGCGCCGCCGCGTTGCACTGTGCAAGCTGCTGCTGTCGCAGCCGGACGTGTTGCTGCTCGACGAGCCGACCAACCACCTCGATGCCGAGACAATCGCCTGGCTCGAAAAGCACCTGCGCGAATATCCGGGCGCCGTGCTGATGATCACCCACGACCGCTACTTCCTCGACCACGTCACCGGCTGGATCCTCGAGCTCGACCGCGGCCGCGGCATTCCCTACGAGGGCAACTACTCGGCTTATCTGCAGGCGAAGGCGAAGCGCATGCAGCAGGAAGGCCGCGAAGAAGCCTCCCGCCAGAAGGCGCTTTCCCGCGAGCAGGAATGGATTGCGTCCAGCCCGAAGGCGCGTCAAGCAAAGTCGAAGGCGCGTATCCGCGCCTATGACGATCTGGTTGCGGCAGCCGCCGACCGCCGTCCCGGCGACGCCCAGATCGTCATCCCGGTCGGCGAGCGTCTCGGCCAGGTCGTGATCGAGGCCGAGAACCTTACCAAGGGATATGGCGATACGGTTCTGATCGAGAATCTCACCTTCAAGCTGCCGCCGGGCGGCATCGTCGGTGTCATCGGCCCGAACGGTGCCGGCAAGACGACGCTGTTTCGCATGATCACAGGCCAGGAAAAGCCGGACAGCGGCGAAATCCGAATCGGCGATACCGTCGATCTCGGCTATGTCGACCAGAGCCGCGATGCCCTCAACGGCAGCAAGACCGTCTGGGAGGAAATTTCCGGCGGCAACGACATCATCAAGCTTGGCAAGCACGAAGTGAATTCGCGCGCCTATTGCGGCGCCTTCAACTTCAAGGGCGGCGACCAGCAGCAGAAGGTCGGCACGCTTTCGGGCGGCCAGCGCAACCGCGTCCACCTCGCCAAGATGCTGAAGGCCGGCGGCAACGTCATCCTGCTCGACGAACCGACCAACGACCTCGATACGGAAACGCTGGGAGCTCTTGAGGACGCACTCGAAAACTTCGCCGGCTGCGCCGTTATCATCAGCCACGACCG from Rhizobium sullae includes:
- the ettA gene encoding energy-dependent translational throttle protein EttA, which codes for MARQFIYHMAGLSKAYGNKKVLENIHLSFYPDAKIGILGPNGAGKSTVLRIMAGLDKEYTGEAWLADGATLGYLAQEPQLDASKTALENVMEGVASKTAILDRYNELMMNYSDETAEEGAKLQDIIDSQNLWDLESQVEMAMDALRCPPADADVTTLSGGERRRVALCKLLLSQPDVLLLDEPTNHLDAETIAWLEKHLREYPGAVLMITHDRYFLDHVTGWILELDRGRGIPYEGNYSAYLQAKAKRMQQEGREEASRQKALSREQEWIASSPKARQAKSKARIRAYDDLVAAAADRRPGDAQIVIPVGERLGQVVIEAENLTKGYGDTVLIENLTFKLPPGGIVGVIGPNGAGKTTLFRMITGQEKPDSGEIRIGDTVDLGYVDQSRDALNGSKTVWEEISGGNDIIKLGKHEVNSRAYCGAFNFKGGDQQQKVGTLSGGQRNRVHLAKMLKAGGNVILLDEPTNDLDTETLGALEDALENFAGCAVIISHDRMFLDRLATHILAFEGDSHVEWFEGNFEDYEQDKMRRLGVDSVNPRRVTYKRLTR